The following are encoded together in the Flavobacterium sp. TR2 genome:
- a CDS encoding arylsulfatase, with translation MKNLKNSISIKGSKKGLLLTAFLIAQLGFAQENTEFKGTIGKTLADSKEYWPDPVTAPKGAPNVVWILLDDVGFGASSAFGGLINTPTFDNLANNGLRYTNFHTTAICAPTRAALLTGRNSGRVHVSGFSHTILSAGFPGWDGRIPSDKGTIAEILRDNGYNTFAVGKYGVTPDEDATDAGPFDRWPTGKGFDHFYGFLGSQTDQYNPDLVEDQVHIKPDGRHLNELITDKAISYIQKQQKAAPGKPFFLYYAPGAVHAPHQVAEKWVEPYKGKFDEGWDVYREKVLANQKKLGIFPQNAGLPDRNALITEWKKLTPDQKKVYARFMEVYAGFLTYTDYEIGRVVYYLKQSGQLDNTLIFVAIGDNGASKEGTLQGTINQSLFAQGKTDEENFQSNLNNIGEIGTAKGLNTNYPLGWAQATNAPFKNWKQDAHSEGGTRNPLIVFYPNGIKDKGGIRNQYSHVTDLLPTTLAITGIKAPEYIKGIKQDIIQGSSFQASLDNPKAESLHKVQYYYIFGNRAIYKDGWKASAAHLPDSFAVKKSLGNNEKPAPSNFDTDVWELYNLNEDFNERNNLAKKYPEKLAELQKLFDEQAKENNLYPLIDWQDVYNRRIHNTGADKGKTVSDLIKQATKPGGTNN, from the coding sequence ATGAAAAATTTAAAAAATAGCATCTCAATCAAAGGCTCTAAGAAGGGGCTTTTGCTTACCGCTTTCTTAATTGCTCAATTAGGATTTGCACAAGAAAATACAGAATTTAAAGGAACCATAGGAAAAACTTTGGCCGATTCCAAAGAATATTGGCCAGATCCCGTTACGGCACCAAAAGGCGCTCCGAATGTGGTTTGGATTTTATTGGATGATGTAGGATTTGGAGCTTCAAGCGCATTTGGAGGTTTAATCAACACGCCTACTTTTGATAATCTGGCAAACAATGGTTTACGTTACACAAACTTCCATACAACTGCAATTTGCGCTCCTACCCGTGCAGCATTATTGACAGGAAGAAATTCAGGAAGAGTTCATGTAAGCGGATTTTCGCACACCATTTTATCAGCAGGTTTCCCAGGTTGGGACGGTAGAATCCCTTCTGATAAAGGAACCATTGCAGAGATTTTGCGTGACAATGGCTATAATACTTTCGCCGTTGGAAAATATGGCGTTACGCCAGACGAAGATGCCACAGATGCAGGTCCGTTTGACAGATGGCCAACTGGAAAAGGTTTCGATCATTTCTACGGATTTTTAGGTTCTCAAACCGACCAATACAATCCTGATTTGGTAGAAGATCAAGTTCATATAAAACCAGATGGGCGCCATTTGAATGAATTAATTACTGATAAAGCCATCAGCTACATTCAGAAGCAGCAGAAAGCGGCACCTGGAAAACCATTTTTCTTATATTATGCACCGGGAGCAGTTCATGCACCTCATCAGGTAGCAGAAAAATGGGTTGAACCATACAAAGGCAAATTTGACGAAGGTTGGGATGTTTACCGCGAAAAAGTTTTGGCTAACCAAAAGAAACTAGGAATATTTCCTCAAAACGCAGGACTTCCAGATCGTAACGCCTTAATTACAGAATGGAAAAAACTGACTCCTGACCAAAAGAAAGTATACGCTAGATTCATGGAAGTTTACGCTGGATTCTTGACGTATACCGATTACGAAATTGGAAGAGTTGTTTATTATTTAAAACAAAGCGGACAGCTTGACAATACTTTAATCTTTGTGGCCATTGGCGATAATGGCGCAAGTAAAGAAGGCACTTTGCAAGGAACAATCAATCAGAGTTTATTTGCTCAAGGAAAAACAGACGAAGAGAACTTTCAAAGCAATTTGAACAATATTGGGGAAATCGGAACAGCAAAAGGTTTAAACACCAATTATCCTTTAGGATGGGCTCAGGCAACAAATGCTCCTTTCAAAAACTGGAAACAAGATGCCCATTCAGAAGGCGGAACTCGCAACCCATTGATTGTTTTTTATCCAAACGGAATTAAAGACAAAGGCGGCATTAGAAACCAATACAGCCACGTAACCGATTTGCTTCCTACTACTTTAGCCATTACTGGAATTAAAGCGCCAGAATATATCAAAGGAATCAAACAAGACATTATTCAAGGTTCATCATTTCAAGCTTCTTTAGATAATCCTAAAGCAGAATCGCTGCATAAAGTGCAGTACTACTACATTTTTGGAAACAGGGCCATTTATAAAGACGGATGGAAAGCTTCTGCCGCGCATTTGCCAGATTCTTTTGCTGTGAAAAAATCTTTAGGCAATAACGAGAAACCCGCTCCAAGCAATTTTGATACAGATGTTTGGGAATTGTACAATCTAAACGAAGATTTTAACGAACGTAATAATCTGGCGAAAAAATATCCTGAAAAACTGGCTGAACTTCAAAAATTATTTGACGAGCAAGCCAAAGAAAACAATCTATACCCATTGATTGACTGGCAGGATGTTTACAACAGAAGAATCCATAATACTGGTGCCGACAAAGGAAAAACAGTTTCTGACTTGATCAAACAGGCTACAAAACCTGGAGGAACAAATAACTAA
- a CDS encoding sterol desaturase family protein, protein MAIVQKEKLTRDLTISFFIYSLPVVAIYLYFKLTGGAVSESHITLPSFLEFAQPVFANIRTWGLTVFMIVLGIIEFAAGLYDDEWTGEERKIDIVCFLAPKLLLPPVIAFFSLTALPYLLPNLANSLSWVPFWGGFFLIAIADDLTQYWYHRLHHQVPFLWRFHRTHHSAPYMGMAMASRQNFIYTVFFSQIYLTATLTYLGLGLPALFVLVIKSFITLGAHSSIPWDKPFYKYKVLHPIAWVLERLISTPATHHAHHADTSGDGVGHFKGNFGNMFFIWDVIFGTGLITRQYPKSFGTKSYKQEEWYAQFLWPIFKSKKEGSSLAEGVLSLPLKPKAAEETPAPVLERV, encoded by the coding sequence ATGGCAATAGTTCAAAAAGAAAAATTAACGAGAGACTTAACCATAAGTTTCTTCATTTACAGTTTGCCTGTTGTGGCAATTTACCTTTATTTTAAATTAACAGGCGGAGCTGTAAGCGAATCGCATATTACGCTTCCTTCATTTTTAGAATTTGCCCAACCTGTTTTTGCTAACATCAGAACTTGGGGGCTAACAGTCTTTATGATCGTTTTAGGAATCATTGAATTTGCGGCTGGATTATACGATGATGAATGGACAGGCGAAGAACGCAAAATTGACATTGTTTGTTTCTTAGCTCCAAAATTGCTTTTGCCTCCTGTAATTGCATTTTTCAGCTTAACCGCTTTGCCTTATCTATTGCCAAATTTGGCTAATTCACTATCGTGGGTCCCATTTTGGGGAGGTTTTTTCTTAATTGCAATTGCAGACGATTTAACCCAATATTGGTATCACAGATTGCATCATCAGGTTCCTTTTTTGTGGCGTTTTCATAGAACGCACCATTCAGCTCCATACATGGGAATGGCAATGGCTTCTAGACAAAACTTTATTTATACGGTTTTCTTCTCTCAAATTTATTTGACGGCGACTTTAACGTATTTAGGTTTAGGGCTTCCTGCGTTGTTTGTTTTAGTAATCAAAAGTTTCATCACTTTAGGAGCGCACTCCAGCATTCCATGGGATAAACCTTTTTACAAATACAAAGTATTGCATCCAATTGCGTGGGTTTTAGAAAGACTGATTTCTACTCCTGCAACGCATCATGCACACCACGCAGACACAAGCGGAGACGGTGTAGGACATTTCAAAGGAAACTTCGGAAATATGTTCTTCATCTGGGATGTCATTTTCGGAACAGGATTGATTACTCGCCAATATCCAAAATCATTCGGAACAAAATCGTACAAACAAGAAGAATGGTACGCTCAGTTTCTTTGGCCGATTTTTAAATCTAAAAAAGAAGGAAGTTCTCTTGCCGAAGGCGTTTTGTCACTTCCGTTAAAACCTAAGGCTGCTGAAGAAACCCCTGCGCCAGTATTAGAAAGAGTATAA
- a CDS encoding thioredoxin domain-containing protein — MKNKILKTSITAIVFLWTVAAFSQNEIHSSLSLDSFYSKIKSQKNPQIVDARTPEEFALNHIEGAVNFNLQSENYAQSVAKLDKSKPVFIYSIGAGRSVALEKELLKNGFSEAYSLEGGIANWIGNGKPFYSNLKSKLSLAEFNTIIAENKTVLVDIGSKYCGACKKVKPLLETIRSEYGSNLKIVEIELEDSPQVIADLKTVKVFPTLILYQNGKIVFKKEGINDLKNEVDVALVSK, encoded by the coding sequence ATGAAAAATAAAATTCTAAAAACCAGCATAACAGCAATTGTCTTTTTATGGACAGTTGCTGCTTTTTCTCAAAATGAAATCCATAGCTCATTGTCTCTGGATTCTTTTTATTCGAAAATTAAAAGTCAAAAAAATCCACAGATTGTTGACGCGAGAACGCCTGAAGAATTTGCATTGAATCATATTGAAGGTGCGGTAAATTTTAATCTTCAGTCTGAAAATTATGCGCAATCTGTTGCTAAATTAGATAAGTCAAAACCTGTTTTTATTTATTCTATCGGAGCCGGCAGAAGTGTCGCCTTAGAAAAAGAACTATTAAAAAACGGTTTCTCAGAAGCCTATAGTTTGGAAGGCGGAATTGCAAATTGGATTGGAAACGGAAAACCTTTTTACTCCAACCTAAAAAGCAAATTGTCTTTGGCTGAATTCAATACAATCATTGCTGAAAATAAAACCGTTTTGGTTGATATTGGCTCAAAATACTGCGGCGCCTGTAAAAAAGTCAAACCGCTTTTAGAAACCATTAGATCAGAATATGGTTCAAACTTAAAAATCGTAGAAATTGAGCTAGAAGACAGTCCGCAAGTTATTGCCGATTTAAAAACCGTAAAAGTTTTCCCTACTTTGATTTTATATCAAAACGGAAAAATCGTTTTTAAGAAAGAAGGCATCAACGATTTGAAGAACGAAGTTGATGTAGCACTGGTTTCGAAATAG
- a CDS encoding sulfatase-like hydrolase/transferase — protein MATYKKITKIAVPILIALLILAAFLFWPINTDGTLIKEDQKLAEGKKEFLASKPKDSVTGKKTNIIILLADDLGKYDISLYGGKSTPTPQIDSLAASGATFTDGYASAAICSPSRAGLITGRYQERFGHEYQPGDRYPKNNLEYYAFKYLIKTDGWKLNDKIDYPNEASIKTQGLPKSEITFADLAKRQGYSTGIIGKWHLGHNKGFFPLDRGFDYHYGFYQAFSLFAPEDDPDIINHHHKDFTDKTIWGNGRVGIGQIRRDTTIIDEKAYLTEKFAEEAEAFIDKNKNKPFLLYIPFNAPHTPFQVRKKYYDRFPNVKDENKRVYFAMISALDDAIGRIREKVKKEGLEENTLIIFVSDNGGADYTFATTNAPLKGGKFSHFEGGINVPFALSWKGKIKPHTVYKNPVSTLDIFTTIASAIGSELPKDRIYDGVDLIQTINENKVAHKDLYWRSGDAKAIRSGDWKLIISGKTHEKWLYNLASDKSEITDLSQKHPEKVKELQTALQTWEKGLIKPLWPNLTYYEFDFGKQKYFVDL, from the coding sequence ATGGCAACCTATAAAAAAATAACCAAAATTGCTGTTCCCATTTTAATAGCGCTTCTCATTCTGGCAGCATTTTTATTTTGGCCGATAAATACGGATGGCACTTTAATCAAAGAAGACCAAAAACTGGCAGAAGGGAAAAAAGAATTTTTAGCTTCAAAACCTAAAGATTCCGTTACTGGGAAAAAGACCAATATTATTATTCTCCTCGCAGATGATTTAGGAAAATACGACATTTCGCTTTACGGCGGAAAATCGACACCGACACCCCAAATCGATTCTCTAGCAGCTTCAGGAGCTACTTTTACAGACGGTTACGCCTCTGCCGCAATCTGCTCGCCCTCACGTGCAGGACTGATCACAGGAAGATATCAAGAACGCTTTGGACATGAATATCAGCCCGGAGATCGCTATCCTAAAAACAATCTTGAATATTATGCTTTTAAATATTTAATCAAAACGGACGGTTGGAAATTAAATGACAAGATCGATTATCCAAACGAGGCCTCTATCAAAACGCAAGGACTCCCTAAATCTGAAATCACTTTTGCCGATTTAGCCAAAAGGCAAGGTTACAGCACAGGAATTATCGGAAAATGGCATTTGGGCCACAACAAAGGATTTTTTCCTTTAGATCGAGGTTTCGATTATCATTACGGATTTTATCAGGCGTTTTCGCTTTTTGCTCCCGAAGATGATCCAGATATTATCAATCATCATCATAAAGATTTTACAGATAAGACCATTTGGGGCAATGGCCGTGTCGGAATTGGACAAATTCGCAGAGACACTACAATTATTGATGAAAAAGCCTATTTGACAGAAAAGTTTGCCGAAGAAGCAGAAGCTTTTATTGATAAAAATAAAAACAAGCCTTTCTTGCTCTACATTCCGTTTAATGCTCCTCACACGCCATTTCAAGTTCGAAAAAAATATTACGATCGTTTCCCGAATGTAAAAGACGAAAACAAACGTGTCTATTTTGCCATGATCAGCGCTTTGGATGATGCCATTGGAAGAATTCGCGAAAAAGTCAAAAAAGAAGGTCTTGAAGAAAATACCTTAATCATTTTTGTCAGTGATAACGGCGGTGCCGATTATACTTTTGCGACAACAAATGCACCTCTTAAAGGCGGCAAATTTTCTCATTTTGAAGGCGGCATCAATGTTCCGTTTGCGCTTTCGTGGAAAGGAAAAATAAAACCTCATACCGTTTACAAAAACCCTGTAAGCACTTTGGATATTTTTACAACAATCGCATCAGCTATTGGTTCTGAATTACCAAAAGACCGTATTTATGATGGTGTAGATTTAATTCAAACAATAAATGAAAACAAAGTAGCGCACAAAGATTTATATTGGCGCTCTGGCGATGCAAAAGCCATTAGAAGCGGTGACTGGAAACTAATCATCAGCGGAAAAACGCATGAAAAATGGCTTTATAATCTTGCCTCTGATAAATCTGAAATAACAGACCTCTCACAAAAACATCCAGAAAAAGTAAAAGAATTGCAAACTGCGCTGCAAACTTGGGAAAAAGGTTTAATTAAACCACTTTGGCCCAATTTAACTTATTATGAATTCGATTTTGGCAAACAGAAATACTTTGTTGATTTGTAA